Proteins encoded in a region of the Novibacillus thermophilus genome:
- a CDS encoding HAD family hydrolase, whose protein sequence is MITTILFDVDGVFLSEERCFDASALSVWELLHSSDYLGLSGERFSTALEERDIRRIRKLVFAHDDTLNFVKNRGINSNWDMVFMTTAHQLLHLLQKLMPTHEETVRKLLHQGIGREELQQIGHIVREEGISFAPDYTLFVPDFSSTKAEKQAVIRHLNVLAEEWFGVKTEMFSRDHPLWELGRTVYQEWYLGDAYFEQSEGSRPQTPGKKGFLENEIPLAEPDEIRALLRDLRSRGIRLGIGTGRPRLETDVPFQVFGFSEYFHPKHVATASEVLKAEDAFPEKSPLGKPQPYTYMKALLGTEVPDRRVIETPLPLENGKEVLIVGDSVADYMAAQSMGCRFAATLTGLSGKEARSKFEHLQADYICDDVLQLRHVLL, encoded by the coding sequence TTGATTACAACCATTTTGTTTGACGTCGACGGCGTTTTTTTGAGTGAGGAGCGTTGTTTTGACGCCTCTGCTTTATCTGTGTGGGAGCTGCTGCACAGTTCGGACTACTTGGGGCTTTCAGGTGAGCGATTTTCAACGGCGCTCGAGGAAAGGGATATTCGGCGCATTCGGAAGCTCGTGTTCGCCCATGACGATACGCTCAACTTTGTGAAAAACCGCGGGATCAACTCAAACTGGGACATGGTGTTTATGACGACAGCCCACCAACTGCTGCATCTGCTACAGAAATTGATGCCTACTCACGAAGAAACGGTCCGCAAACTTTTGCACCAGGGCATCGGCCGCGAAGAGTTGCAGCAGATTGGCCACATCGTACGGGAGGAAGGCATTTCATTCGCTCCTGATTACACCTTATTCGTCCCCGACTTCTCGTCGACAAAGGCAGAAAAACAAGCCGTTATCCGTCATTTGAACGTATTGGCCGAAGAATGGTTCGGAGTAAAAACAGAGATGTTCTCCCGGGACCATCCACTTTGGGAGTTGGGCCGCACCGTTTATCAAGAGTGGTATTTAGGGGACGCCTACTTCGAACAATCGGAAGGCAGTCGCCCGCAAACGCCGGGAAAGAAAGGGTTCTTAGAGAACGAGATTCCGCTCGCTGAACCGGATGAGATTCGAGCTTTATTGCGTGATTTACGCAGCCGAGGGATCAGACTCGGTATCGGGACAGGTAGGCCGCGCCTAGAAACGGACGTGCCCTTTCAAGTCTTCGGTTTTTCGGAGTACTTTCATCCGAAACACGTGGCGACGGCTTCGGAAGTTCTCAAGGCTGAAGACGCTTTTCCAGAAAAAAGTCCCCTCGGCAAACCGCAACCGTACACGTACATGAAAGCTTTGCTGGGCACTGAGGTACCGGATCGACGTGTGATCGAAACACCGTTACCCCTTGAAAACGGGAAAGAGGTGCTCATTGTCGGAGATTCGGTGGCCGATTACATGGCGGCTCAAAGTATGGGCTGTCGCTTTGCCGCTACACTGACCGGTTTGTCGGGAAAAGAAGCGCGTAGCAAATTTGAACACCTACAGGCTGACTACATCTGTGATGACGTCTTACAACTGCGACATGTTTTGCTGTAA
- the glpD gene encoding glycerol-3-phosphate dehydrogenase — protein sequence MSFSYQTRNRLIQDMDKTKYDLLVIGGGITGCGIALDAVLRGLNVVLVDQGDFAGGTSSRSTKLVHGGLRYLAKGEIRLVREAGRERNALLNIAPHLVTPMPFIIPTSRKLAGAMSYYPMTLGLRLYDHLADVRRYERRVMLKPDQIEQAEPMLAGADMVGGGRYYEYVTDDARLTLEVAKTAHENGGHVLNYVEVVDLVITNGRCHGAKVRDVLSGKEWEIQAETVVNAAGPWVDDIRRKDAVRPRGKRLFHSKGVHIVLDRRELPVTHAVTLLPSDGRIVFVIPRGRFTYVGTTDTSYRGDLRNPVPTQEDVAYLIDVLNEGFPKHSFNKSQVLSSWAGIRPLIHEEGKKPGEISRADEMITSETGLISIAGGKLTAYRKMAERVVNHVIRVLQAKGRATRVKPCQTLTTPLTGVKGIAGTFESFKLRKRAELEQKGFQRETAERLVTTYGRHVDLVVAIHEEDDEQFHRDLLAADVRYAVWHEQALTVCDVLERRHPLFLFSHDQGRSAIEPVAKLMGDMLGWSPTRIHEEIWKAQESVERRNKWKGE from the coding sequence ATGAGTTTTTCCTATCAAACGCGAAATCGGCTGATTCAGGACATGGACAAAACGAAGTACGACCTGCTCGTCATCGGTGGTGGAATTACCGGTTGTGGCATTGCGTTAGACGCCGTGCTTCGCGGCTTAAATGTCGTCTTGGTCGATCAGGGGGACTTTGCCGGGGGAACGAGCAGCCGTTCGACGAAACTCGTACACGGTGGACTGCGCTATTTGGCCAAAGGAGAGATTCGTTTAGTCCGCGAAGCTGGGCGAGAGCGGAACGCGTTGTTGAATATTGCGCCCCATCTTGTGACGCCGATGCCGTTTATCATCCCGACCAGTCGCAAATTGGCGGGGGCGATGTCGTACTACCCGATGACGCTCGGACTGCGGTTGTACGACCATCTGGCCGACGTGCGCCGGTATGAGCGGCGTGTCATGCTGAAACCGGACCAAATCGAACAAGCAGAGCCAATGCTTGCCGGTGCGGATATGGTTGGCGGCGGCAGATATTACGAATACGTCACAGACGACGCCCGCCTCACGTTAGAAGTGGCTAAGACGGCACATGAAAACGGCGGACACGTGCTCAATTACGTTGAGGTTGTAGATCTTGTCATCACAAATGGGCGTTGCCACGGGGCGAAAGTGCGCGATGTGCTGTCCGGCAAGGAATGGGAGATTCAAGCAGAAACAGTGGTGAATGCCGCAGGGCCTTGGGTCGATGACATTCGCCGCAAAGACGCTGTTCGTCCTCGGGGTAAGCGTCTGTTTCATTCCAAGGGCGTTCACATTGTGTTGGACCGCCGAGAGCTTCCTGTCACCCATGCGGTGACTCTTCTGCCTTCCGACGGAAGAATCGTGTTTGTCATCCCCCGGGGCCGCTTTACGTACGTCGGTACGACAGACACATCCTACCGCGGTGACCTTCGCAACCCTGTTCCAACGCAGGAAGATGTGGCGTATTTGATCGATGTGTTAAACGAAGGGTTCCCGAAGCATTCGTTTAATAAGAGCCAAGTCTTGTCTTCGTGGGCGGGCATTCGTCCCCTCATTCACGAAGAGGGGAAAAAACCGGGGGAAATTTCCCGCGCAGACGAAATGATAACGAGTGAGACCGGTCTGATTTCCATTGCTGGGGGTAAATTGACAGCTTACCGTAAAATGGCAGAACGCGTCGTCAATCACGTGATCCGAGTGCTTCAAGCAAAAGGGCGGGCCACACGTGTGAAACCGTGTCAGACCCTCACGACACCTTTAACCGGTGTGAAGGGGATCGCGGGAACATTTGAATCGTTTAAATTGAGGAAAAGAGCTGAATTAGAGCAAAAAGGGTTTCAAAGGGAGACGGCCGAACGATTGGTGACGACATACGGGCGACATGTGGATCTCGTGGTGGCGATTCACGAGGAAGACGATGAACAGTTCCACCGCGACTTGTTGGCGGCTGACGTCCGTTACGCCGTCTGGCACGAGCAGGCGTTAACGGTGTGCGATGTGCTAGAGCGCCGCCATCCCCTGTTCTTGTTTTCTCACGACCAGGGGCGTTCCGCCATTGAACCGGTTGCGAAACTCATGGGCGACATGTTAGGCTGGTCTCCCACCAGGATCCATGAGGAGATATGGAAGGCGCAGGAGTCTGTTGAGAGACGGAACAAGTGGAAAGGGGAATGA
- a CDS encoding superoxide dismutase — protein sequence MAKHELPALPYDYNALEPYIDEQTMRIHHGKHHATYVDKLNAALEGQAALAEKSVNDLLASLDSVPESIRTAVRNNGGGHSNHTLFWQILSPNGGGEPSGALADAINSTFGSFDKFKEEFAAQAAGRFGSGWAWLIVDKDGKLAVTSTPNQDTPVMDGNTPILGLDVWEHAYYLKYQNRRPEYINAFWNVVNWDEVAKRFDAAK from the coding sequence ATGGCAAAGCACGAATTGCCGGCACTTCCCTACGATTACAATGCGCTGGAACCTTACATCGATGAACAGACGATGCGTATTCACCACGGCAAACACCATGCGACGTATGTAGACAAACTGAACGCTGCGTTAGAAGGACAAGCTGCTCTGGCCGAAAAAAGTGTCAACGACCTGTTAGCCTCCCTTGACAGTGTGCCGGAAAGCATCCGCACAGCAGTGCGCAATAACGGAGGAGGACACTCGAACCACACGCTCTTCTGGCAAATTTTGAGCCCAAATGGCGGAGGTGAGCCGAGCGGAGCCCTTGCCGATGCCATTAACAGCACATTCGGCAGCTTTGACAAGTTCAAAGAAGAATTCGCCGCTCAAGCTGCCGGTCGTTTTGGTAGCGGCTGGGCATGGTTGATCGTGGACAAAGACGGGAAATTGGCCGTGACGAGCACGCCGAACCAAGACACTCCCGTGATGGACGGCAACACCCCGATCCTCGGACTCGACGTTTGGGAGCACGCTTACTACTTGAAGTATCAAAACAGGCGTCCGGAATACATTAACGCATTCTGGAATGTCGTCAATTGGGATGAAGTGGCCAAACGTTTTGACGCGGCCAAATAA